From a region of the Chelonoidis abingdonii isolate Lonesome George unplaced genomic scaffold, CheloAbing_2.0 scaffold3275, whole genome shotgun sequence genome:
- the LOC116818618 gene encoding trafficking protein particle complex subunit 14-like: protein LSQHMKLKLQFTASVSNPPPDARPISRRSSPGSPAVRDLVERHQAGLGRSQSFSHQQPSRSHLMRSGSVMERRAITPPVGSPVGRPLYLPPEKSVLSLDKIAKRECKVLVVEPIK from the exons ctctcccagcacATGAAGCTGAAGCTGCAGTTCACGGCGAGTGTCTCGAACCCGCCTCCTGACGCCCGGCCCATCTCGCGCAGGAGCAGCCCCGGCAGCCCAGCTGTGCGGGACCTGGTGGAGCGGCACCAGGCCGGGCTGGGCCGGTCCCAGTCCTTCTCCCACCAGCAGCCGTCCCGCAGCCACCTCATGAG GTCAGGCAGCGTCATGGAGCGCCGTGCCATCACCCCGCCCGTGGGCTCCCCCGTGGGCCGCCCCCTCTACCTGCCCCCCGAGAAGAGCGTCCTGTCACTGGACAAGATCGCCAAGCGGGAGTGCAAGGTGCTGGTGGTGGAGCCCATCAAGTGA